From Actinoplanes oblitus, a single genomic window includes:
- the pyk gene encoding pyruvate kinase — protein MAVTRRVKIVCTMGPATKSPERMLGLVEAGMDVARMNFSHDTRENHREMYELVRSASEQAGRAVAILADLQGPKIRLGKFADGPHRWETGDRVVITGDEIIGTKDRVSCTYTKLPQEVKVGDRLLIDDGKVAVEVTGVEGNDISVLVTEGGPVSNNKGVSLPNVAVSVPAMSDKDEQDLRFALKLGVDLVALSFVRSPDDIKLVHQVMDEEGRRVPVIAKVEKPEAVEHLEAIVLAFDGVMVARGDLGVELPLDQVPLVQKRAVQLCRENAKPVIVATQMLDSMIENSRPTRAEASDVANAVLDGTDAVMLSGETSVGKYPVLTVSTMAKIVTTTESGGLGVARLQHDPKTHGGALTIAASQIARNIGAKALVAFSQTGDTVRRLARLHCDLPLYAFTPVDHVRSTLALSWGVETFLTDFVEHTDDMFRQVDAKMLGLGLAKPGDYVVVVAGSPPNAPGSTNTLRVHQLGSLVDPSAV, from the coding sequence ATGGCCGTGACACGCCGCGTAAAGATCGTCTGCACGATGGGCCCCGCCACCAAGTCTCCCGAGCGGATGCTCGGGCTGGTCGAGGCGGGCATGGACGTGGCCCGGATGAACTTCAGCCACGACACCCGGGAGAACCACCGGGAGATGTACGAGCTGGTCCGGTCCGCGTCGGAGCAGGCGGGCCGTGCCGTCGCCATCCTCGCCGACCTGCAGGGTCCGAAGATCCGGCTGGGGAAGTTCGCCGACGGCCCGCACCGCTGGGAGACCGGTGACCGGGTGGTCATCACCGGTGACGAGATCATCGGCACCAAGGACCGGGTCTCCTGCACCTATACGAAGCTGCCGCAGGAGGTCAAGGTCGGTGACCGCCTGCTGATCGACGACGGCAAGGTGGCCGTCGAGGTGACCGGCGTCGAGGGCAACGACATCAGCGTCCTGGTCACCGAGGGTGGCCCGGTCAGCAACAACAAGGGTGTCTCGCTGCCGAACGTCGCGGTGAGCGTCCCCGCCATGAGCGACAAGGACGAGCAGGACCTGCGGTTCGCGCTGAAACTCGGCGTCGACCTGGTGGCCCTGTCGTTCGTCAGGTCGCCCGACGACATCAAGCTCGTCCACCAGGTGATGGACGAGGAGGGCCGCCGCGTCCCGGTGATCGCCAAGGTGGAGAAGCCGGAGGCGGTCGAGCACCTCGAGGCGATCGTGCTGGCCTTCGACGGCGTCATGGTCGCCCGCGGTGACCTGGGCGTCGAGCTGCCGCTGGACCAGGTCCCGCTGGTGCAGAAGCGCGCCGTGCAGCTGTGCCGGGAGAACGCGAAGCCGGTCATCGTGGCCACCCAGATGCTCGACTCGATGATCGAGAACTCGCGCCCGACCCGGGCCGAGGCCTCCGACGTCGCCAACGCCGTGCTCGACGGCACCGACGCGGTGATGCTCTCCGGTGAGACCAGCGTCGGCAAGTACCCGGTGCTCACGGTCAGCACGATGGCCAAGATCGTCACCACCACCGAGTCCGGCGGCCTGGGCGTGGCCCGGCTGCAGCACGACCCGAAGACGCACGGTGGCGCGCTCACCATCGCCGCCTCGCAGATCGCGCGGAACATCGGCGCCAAGGCGCTGGTGGCGTTCTCGCAGACCGGTGACACCGTGCGCCGCCTCGCCCGGCTGCACTGCGACCTGCCGCTCTACGCGTTCACCCCGGTCGACCACGTCCGCAGCACCCTGGCGCTGAGCTGGGGCGTGGAGACGTTCCTGACCGACTTCGTGGAGCACACCGACGACATGTTCCGCCAGGTGGACGCGAAGATGCTGGGTCTGGGCCTGGCCAAGCCCGGCGACTACGTGGTCGTCGTGGCCGGCTCCCCGCCGAACGCGCCGGGTTCCACCAACACCCTGCGCGTGCACCAGCTCGGCTCGCTCGTGGACCCGTCCGCCGTATGA
- the gltB gene encoding glutamate synthase large subunit, producing the protein MAYPHPQGLYDPAFERDACGVAFVADIHGRRSHDVVAKGLSALIRLDHRGARGAEQNTGDGAGIMIQVPDEYYRAILDFDLPEAGHYATGLVFLPTDADEAARAIKVFEKYALVEGGDLLGWREVPVDPADLGATAEDARPAIRQVFLAAHRLVDSSAGPAGERLSGIELDRVAFCIRKQAERETTQRGVAAYFPSLSSRTITFKGMLTPEQLPEFFPELTDKRVTSAIALVHSRFSTNTFPSWPLAHPYRLIAHNGEINTIRGNKNWMAAREALLSTPNLPGNIKRLFPINSPEASDSASFDEVLELLHLAGRSLPHAMLMMIPEAWENDPAMDPARRAFYRFHASLMEPWDGPAAVAFTDGTVIGAVLDRNGLRPGRWWHTRDGLVVLGSEAGVLDVDPAEVVAKGRLQPGKMFLVDTAAGRIAHDDEIKAELAAAEPYADWLHAGLIELADLPPREHVIYTHDSVTRRQQVFGYSEEELKILVAPMARSGAEPLGSMGTDTPISPLSTRPRLLFDYFHQLFAQVTNPPLDAIREELVTSLATTIGPEANLLKPGPASCRQIALPYPVIDNDELAKLLSIDEDGDLPGFKAVRVSGLYPLRDGAAGIKARLTQICRHVSEAIEDGVRILVLSDRDSNADLAPIPSLLLTAAVHQHLVREQTRTQVALVVESGDCREVHHAATLIGFGAAAVNPYLAFESVDDLIATGALTGIDPRKAVRNYVKALGKGVQKIMSKMGISTVSSYCGAQVFEAVGLDNKLLQRYFAGTSGRIGGVGLAEIHAEVKARHEKAYPANPAERAHRRLEVGGEYQWRREGELHLFNPETVFLLQHATRSKQYDVFRKYTGKVNELSAQAGHLRGLFRFAADRPAIDISEVEPASEIVKRFSTGAMSYGSISAESHETLAIAMNRLGAKSNTGEGGEDVERLYDPERRSAIKQIASGRFGVTSEYLVNADDLQIKMAQGAKPGEGGQLPGNKVWPWVAKTRHATPGVGLISPPPHHDIYSIEDLAQLVHDLKMVNPAARVHVKLVSEIGVGTVAAGVAKLKADVILISGHDGGTGASPLNSLKHAGTPWELGLAEAQQTLLLNKLRDRVTVQVDGQLKTGRDVVIAALLGAEEFGFATAPLIVSGCIMMRVCHLDTCPVGIATQNPVLRERYTGKPEFVENFFMFLAEEVREILAELGFRSIEEAIGHAEVLNVVEAVDHWKAKGLDLAPILYVPELPEGAARRGVVAQDHGLEKALDNELIALAQPALIKGHPVRHELRTRNDQRSVGAMLGGEVSRRYGGNGLPDDTIEFTLRGTGGQSFGAFLPRGVTLRLIGDTNDYVAKGLSGGRVIVRPAEDAPFTAEDNTIAGNTILYGATAGEIFLRGRVGERFAVRNSGGVAVVEGVGDHGCEYMTGGTVVVLGPTGRNFAAGMSGGKAFVLDLNQDLVNPELVDLAPLTDEERDLLRSLVEKHHAETDSAVAERLLKDWPAAVERFTAVVPRDYKRVMELIKTAEAAGHNVDEAVMGVTSA; encoded by the coding sequence GTGGCATATCCGCATCCCCAGGGGTTGTACGACCCGGCGTTCGAGCGTGACGCCTGTGGCGTGGCCTTTGTTGCCGACATTCACGGCCGTCGTAGTCACGACGTGGTGGCCAAGGGTCTGTCGGCGCTGATCCGCCTGGACCACCGGGGCGCGCGTGGCGCCGAGCAGAACACCGGCGACGGCGCCGGGATCATGATTCAGGTCCCGGACGAGTACTACCGCGCCATCCTCGACTTCGACCTGCCCGAGGCGGGTCACTACGCGACCGGTCTGGTCTTCCTGCCGACCGACGCGGACGAGGCCGCCCGTGCGATCAAGGTCTTCGAGAAGTACGCCCTGGTCGAGGGTGGCGACCTGCTCGGCTGGCGGGAGGTGCCGGTGGACCCGGCCGACCTGGGCGCCACCGCCGAGGACGCGCGCCCGGCGATCCGGCAGGTCTTCCTGGCCGCGCACCGGCTGGTCGACTCGAGCGCCGGCCCGGCCGGTGAGCGGCTGTCCGGCATCGAGCTGGACCGGGTCGCGTTCTGCATCCGCAAGCAGGCCGAACGGGAGACCACGCAGCGTGGCGTGGCCGCCTACTTCCCCTCGCTGTCCTCGCGGACCATCACCTTCAAGGGCATGCTCACCCCGGAGCAGCTGCCGGAGTTCTTCCCGGAGCTGACCGACAAGCGGGTGACCTCGGCGATCGCCCTGGTGCACTCCCGGTTCTCCACCAACACCTTCCCGTCGTGGCCGCTGGCGCACCCGTACCGGCTGATCGCGCACAACGGTGAGATCAACACCATCCGCGGCAACAAGAACTGGATGGCCGCCCGCGAGGCGCTGTTGTCCACCCCGAACCTGCCCGGCAACATCAAGCGGCTGTTCCCGATCAACTCGCCGGAGGCCTCCGACTCGGCCTCCTTCGACGAGGTCCTGGAGCTGCTGCACCTGGCCGGTCGCAGCCTGCCGCACGCGATGCTGATGATGATCCCGGAGGCCTGGGAGAACGACCCGGCGATGGACCCGGCGCGGCGCGCCTTCTACCGCTTCCACGCGAGCCTGATGGAGCCGTGGGACGGGCCGGCCGCTGTCGCCTTCACCGACGGCACCGTGATCGGCGCCGTGCTGGACCGCAACGGGCTGCGCCCCGGCCGCTGGTGGCACACCAGGGACGGCCTGGTCGTGCTCGGCTCCGAGGCCGGCGTGCTGGACGTCGACCCGGCCGAGGTGGTCGCCAAGGGCCGCCTGCAGCCGGGCAAGATGTTCCTGGTCGACACCGCTGCCGGGCGGATCGCGCACGACGACGAGATCAAGGCCGAGCTGGCCGCCGCCGAGCCGTACGCGGACTGGCTGCACGCCGGGCTGATCGAGCTCGCCGACCTGCCGCCGCGCGAGCACGTGATCTACACGCACGACTCGGTGACCCGTCGCCAGCAGGTGTTCGGGTACTCCGAGGAGGAGCTGAAGATCCTGGTCGCGCCGATGGCGCGGTCCGGCGCCGAGCCGCTCGGCTCGATGGGCACGGACACCCCGATCTCCCCGCTGTCCACCCGGCCGCGGCTGCTGTTCGACTACTTCCACCAGCTGTTCGCGCAGGTCACCAACCCGCCGCTGGACGCCATCCGGGAAGAGCTGGTGACCAGCCTGGCCACCACCATCGGCCCGGAGGCCAACCTGCTCAAGCCGGGCCCGGCGAGCTGCCGGCAGATCGCCCTGCCCTACCCGGTGATCGACAACGACGAGTTGGCGAAGCTGCTCTCCATCGACGAGGACGGCGACCTGCCCGGGTTCAAGGCGGTCCGGGTCTCCGGCCTCTACCCGCTGCGGGACGGCGCGGCCGGCATCAAGGCCCGGCTCACCCAGATCTGCCGGCACGTCTCCGAGGCGATCGAGGACGGCGTCCGGATCCTGGTGCTCTCCGACCGGGACTCCAACGCCGATCTGGCGCCGATCCCGTCGCTGCTGCTCACCGCGGCCGTGCACCAGCACCTGGTGCGCGAGCAGACCCGCACCCAGGTGGCGCTGGTGGTCGAGTCCGGTGACTGCCGCGAGGTGCACCACGCGGCGACCCTGATCGGGTTCGGCGCGGCGGCGGTCAACCCGTACCTCGCCTTCGAGAGCGTCGACGACCTGATCGCCACCGGCGCGCTGACCGGCATCGACCCGCGCAAGGCGGTCCGCAACTACGTCAAGGCGCTCGGCAAGGGCGTCCAGAAGATCATGTCGAAGATGGGCATCTCCACGGTGTCCTCGTACTGCGGCGCGCAGGTGTTCGAGGCCGTCGGCCTGGACAACAAGCTGCTCCAGCGGTACTTCGCGGGCACCTCGGGCCGGATCGGCGGGGTCGGCCTGGCCGAGATCCACGCCGAGGTCAAGGCGCGGCACGAGAAGGCGTACCCGGCGAACCCGGCCGAGCGGGCGCACCGCCGGCTGGAGGTCGGCGGCGAGTACCAGTGGCGCCGCGAGGGTGAGCTGCACCTGTTCAACCCGGAGACGGTCTTCCTGCTCCAGCACGCCACCCGCAGCAAGCAGTACGACGTCTTCCGCAAGTACACCGGCAAGGTCAACGAGCTGTCGGCGCAGGCCGGCCACCTCCGCGGCCTGTTCCGGTTCGCGGCGGACCGGCCGGCCATCGACATCAGCGAGGTCGAGCCGGCCAGCGAGATCGTCAAGCGGTTCTCCACCGGCGCGATGAGCTACGGCTCGATCTCCGCCGAGTCGCACGAGACGCTGGCCATCGCGATGAACCGGCTCGGCGCCAAGTCGAACACCGGCGAGGGCGGCGAGGACGTCGAGCGCCTCTACGACCCGGAGCGCCGTTCCGCGATCAAGCAGATCGCCTCCGGCCGGTTCGGCGTGACGAGCGAATACCTGGTCAACGCGGACGACCTGCAGATCAAGATGGCGCAGGGCGCGAAGCCCGGCGAGGGCGGCCAGCTGCCCGGCAACAAGGTGTGGCCGTGGGTCGCCAAGACCCGGCACGCCACCCCGGGCGTCGGCCTGATCTCGCCGCCGCCGCACCACGACATCTACTCGATCGAGGACCTGGCGCAGCTGGTCCACGACCTGAAGATGGTCAACCCGGCCGCCCGGGTGCACGTCAAGCTGGTCTCCGAGATCGGCGTGGGCACGGTGGCGGCGGGTGTCGCCAAGCTGAAGGCCGACGTCATCCTGATCTCCGGGCACGACGGCGGCACCGGCGCGTCCCCGCTGAACTCGCTCAAGCACGCCGGCACCCCATGGGAGCTGGGCCTGGCCGAGGCGCAGCAGACGCTGCTGCTGAACAAGCTGCGCGACCGGGTCACCGTGCAGGTCGACGGCCAGCTCAAGACCGGCCGGGACGTGGTGATCGCGGCCCTGCTCGGCGCCGAGGAGTTCGGCTTCGCCACCGCGCCGCTGATCGTCTCCGGCTGCATCATGATGCGGGTCTGCCACCTGGACACCTGCCCGGTCGGCATCGCCACGCAGAACCCGGTGCTGCGCGAGCGGTACACCGGCAAGCCGGAGTTCGTGGAGAACTTCTTCATGTTCCTCGCCGAGGAGGTCCGGGAGATCCTGGCCGAGCTCGGGTTCCGGAGCATCGAGGAGGCCATCGGCCACGCCGAGGTCCTCAACGTGGTCGAGGCGGTCGACCACTGGAAGGCCAAGGGCCTCGACCTGGCGCCCATCCTCTACGTGCCCGAGCTGCCCGAGGGCGCGGCCCGCCGCGGCGTGGTGGCCCAGGACCACGGCCTGGAGAAAGCGCTGGACAACGAGCTGATCGCGCTGGCCCAGCCGGCCCTGATCAAGGGTCACCCGGTCCGGCACGAGCTGCGCACCCGCAACGACCAGCGCAGCGTCGGCGCCATGCTGGGCGGCGAGGTCTCCCGGCGGTACGGCGGCAACGGCCTGCCCGACGACACCATCGAGTTCACCCTGCGGGGCACCGGTGGCCAGTCGTTCGGCGCGTTCCTGCCGCGCGGCGTCACCCTGCGGCTGATCGGCGACACCAACGACTACGTCGCCAAGGGTCTGTCCGGCGGCCGGGTGATCGTCCGGCCGGCCGAGGACGCGCCGTTCACCGCCGAGGACAACACCATCGCCGGCAACACCATCCTGTACGGCGCCACGGCCGGCGAGATCTTCCTGCGCGGCCGGGTCGGCGAGCGGTTCGCGGTCCGCAACTCGGGCGGCGTGGCGGTCGTCGAGGGCGTCGGCGACCACGGGTGCGAGTACATGACCGGTGGCACCGTGGTGGTGCTCGGCCCGACCGGGCGCAACTTCGCGGCCGGCATGAGCGGCGGCAAGGCGTTCGTGCTGGACCTGAACCAGGACCTGGTCAACCCGGAGCTGGTGGATCTCGCGCCGCTCACCGACGAGGAGCGCGACCTGCTGCGCTCGCTGGTCGAGAAGCACCACGCGGAGACCGACTCGGCGGTGGCCGAGCGCCTGCTGAAGGACTGGCCGGCCGCTGTCGAGCGGTTCACCGCCGTGGTGCCGCGCGACTACAAGCGCGTGATGGAGCTGATCAAGACCGCCGAAGCCGCCGGTCACAACGTCGACGAGGCGGTCATGGGGGTTACCAGTGCCTGA
- a CDS encoding acyl-CoA thioesterase, whose protein sequence is MTQPLQGQAAVDQLLEILDLRQVDAATFTGDSPQTGAQRVFGGQVAGQALVAAGRTVDPARLVHSLHGYFVRPGDPTEPITFHVENIRDGRSFSVRRSTARQHGKTIFFMSASFQVLEDGLDHHEPAPEGVPGPEDVPTMRDWVDKYPSRRSVFNASPQAVDVRYLGQPGWVPPGDRDASAQQRVWMRIDGKLPDDPLLHACALTYASDLSLLDAVLSYHGEVWGPGGVVGASLDHALWFHRTFRADEWFLYDSASPSAGRGRGLANGRMFTRDGRHIASAVQEGLLRRVGA, encoded by the coding sequence ATGACGCAACCCCTGCAGGGCCAGGCCGCCGTCGACCAGCTTCTGGAGATCCTCGACCTGAGGCAGGTCGACGCGGCCACGTTCACCGGTGACAGCCCGCAGACCGGTGCCCAGCGCGTGTTCGGCGGCCAGGTCGCCGGGCAGGCGCTGGTCGCCGCGGGCCGCACCGTCGATCCGGCACGGCTGGTCCACTCCTTGCACGGCTATTTCGTACGCCCCGGCGACCCGACCGAGCCGATCACGTTCCACGTGGAGAACATCCGCGACGGGCGCTCCTTCTCGGTCCGCCGGTCCACCGCCCGCCAGCACGGCAAGACGATCTTCTTCATGTCGGCGTCGTTCCAGGTCCTCGAGGACGGGCTGGACCACCACGAGCCGGCGCCCGAGGGGGTGCCCGGCCCGGAGGACGTCCCCACCATGCGTGACTGGGTGGACAAGTACCCGAGCCGGCGCAGCGTGTTCAACGCCAGCCCGCAGGCCGTCGACGTGCGCTACCTGGGCCAGCCCGGCTGGGTGCCGCCCGGCGACCGGGACGCGAGTGCGCAGCAGCGGGTGTGGATGCGGATCGACGGCAAGCTGCCGGACGACCCGCTGCTGCACGCCTGCGCGCTGACCTACGCGTCCGACCTGTCGCTGCTGGACGCGGTGCTGTCCTACCACGGCGAGGTGTGGGGACCGGGCGGCGTGGTGGGCGCGAGCCTGGACCACGCGCTGTGGTTCCACCGGACGTTCCGGGCCGACGAGTGGTTCCTCTACGACAGCGCCAGCCCGTCGGCGGGCCGGGGTCGCGGCCTGGCGAACGGGCGGATGTTCACCCGGGACGGCCGGCACATCGCCTCGGCCGTCCAGGAGGGCCTGCTCCGCCGGGTCGGTGCCTGA
- a CDS encoding glutamate synthase subunit beta, which yields MPDPNGFLRYQRQLPKRRPVPVRIMDWREVYPPAGEELIRDQATRCMDCGIPFCHDGCPLGNRIPDWNDLVRTGNWESAAESLHATNNFPEFTGRLCPAPCEAACVLGIGDDPVTIKQVEVEIANHAFDLGFVRPQPAPVASGKSVAVVGSGPAGLAAAQQLARAGHAVTVYERDDRIGGLLRYGIPDFKIEKHVIDARLEQMAAEGVVFQTGVNVGVDITADDLRERYDAVLLAAGALAGRDTPETPGRHLNGVHLAMEHLVPANRIVAGLQDTTPIDAKGKHVIIIGGGDTGADCLGVAHRQGAASVTQLDQYPLPPEVRAGLKDPWPTWPMILRNYAAHEEGGDRIFGVAVQEFVGDERGNLVAIRLAEVSVQRVDGVRTVTVVPGSERELRADLVLLAIGFEGTEDQPLLAQFGLTRNRRNVLDANREWQTDAEGVFVAGDMHKGASLIVWAIAEGRSAAAAIHDYLGAAGDLPAPVRSDQQPLSV from the coding sequence GTGCCTGACCCGAACGGTTTCCTCCGCTACCAGCGGCAGCTGCCCAAGCGGCGGCCGGTCCCGGTGCGGATCATGGACTGGCGCGAGGTCTACCCGCCCGCGGGCGAGGAGCTGATCCGCGACCAGGCCACCCGCTGCATGGACTGCGGCATCCCGTTCTGCCACGACGGGTGCCCGCTGGGCAACCGCATCCCGGACTGGAACGACCTGGTGCGTACCGGGAACTGGGAGTCGGCGGCCGAGTCGCTGCACGCCACCAACAACTTCCCGGAGTTCACCGGCCGGCTCTGCCCGGCGCCGTGCGAGGCGGCCTGCGTGCTGGGCATCGGCGACGACCCGGTGACCATCAAGCAGGTCGAGGTGGAGATCGCCAACCACGCGTTCGACCTGGGCTTCGTCCGGCCGCAGCCGGCGCCGGTGGCGTCCGGCAAGTCGGTCGCGGTGGTCGGTTCCGGCCCGGCCGGCCTGGCCGCCGCGCAGCAGCTGGCCCGGGCCGGGCACGCGGTCACCGTCTACGAGCGGGACGACCGGATCGGTGGCCTGCTCCGCTACGGCATCCCGGACTTCAAGATCGAGAAGCACGTGATCGACGCGCGGCTCGAGCAGATGGCCGCCGAGGGCGTGGTCTTCCAGACCGGGGTCAACGTGGGCGTCGACATCACCGCCGACGACCTGCGCGAGCGGTACGACGCGGTGCTGCTGGCCGCCGGCGCGCTGGCCGGCCGGGACACCCCGGAGACCCCGGGCCGCCACCTCAACGGCGTGCACCTGGCGATGGAGCACCTGGTCCCGGCCAACCGGATCGTCGCGGGCCTGCAGGACACCACGCCGATCGACGCCAAGGGCAAGCACGTGATCATCATCGGCGGTGGCGACACCGGGGCGGACTGCCTCGGCGTCGCGCACCGTCAGGGCGCCGCCTCGGTGACCCAGCTGGACCAGTACCCGCTGCCGCCGGAGGTCCGGGCCGGGCTCAAGGACCCGTGGCCGACCTGGCCGATGATCCTGCGCAACTACGCCGCGCACGAGGAGGGTGGCGACCGGATCTTCGGCGTCGCCGTCCAGGAGTTCGTCGGCGACGAGCGGGGCAACCTGGTCGCGATCCGGCTGGCCGAGGTCTCGGTGCAGCGGGTCGACGGGGTCCGGACGGTCACCGTGGTACCCGGCTCGGAGCGCGAGCTGCGCGCCGACCTGGTGCTGCTGGCGATCGGCTTCGAGGGCACCGAGGACCAGCCGCTGCTGGCCCAGTTCGGCCTGACCCGCAACCGGCGCAACGTGCTGGACGCGAACCGGGAGTGGCAGACCGACGCCGAGGGCGTGTTCGTGGCGGGCGACATGCACAAGGGCGCGTCGCTGATCGTCTGGGCGATCGCCGAGGGCCGGTCGGCCGCCGCGGCGATCCACGACTACCTGGGCGCGGCGGGAGATCTGCCGGCACCCGTTCGCTCGGACCAGCAGCCGCTCTCGGTCTGA